The Novosphingobium kaempferiae genome includes a window with the following:
- the kdgD gene encoding 5-dehydro-4-deoxyglucarate dehydratase produces MSPQELAARIGGGLLSFPVTHFDADLQFDEGAYREHLGWLSDYDVAGLFAAGGTGEFFSLTPTEVPVIVKAAVEEAAGKVPVLSGCGYGTAIATDLARSVEKAGANGLLLLPPYLVNSTQEGLAAHIEAVCKSTSLGVIVYNRDNAIVNEDTLAGLCDRNPNLIGYKDGVGDVELMMRIYAKMGDRLTYVGGLPTAETFAPAYLEMGVTTYSSAIFNFMPEWALAFYKSVRARDKAAILAGLTDFVLPYIAIRNRGTGYAVSIVKAGMNVIGRPAGPVRTPLTDLTAEEQAMLAALVEKANASLRVAA; encoded by the coding sequence ATGTCGCCTCAGGAATTGGCCGCCCGCATCGGCGGGGGTCTCCTCTCGTTCCCGGTCACGCATTTCGACGCGGACCTGCAGTTCGACGAAGGGGCTTATCGCGAGCACCTCGGCTGGCTTTCGGACTATGACGTGGCGGGCCTCTTCGCCGCCGGCGGCACGGGCGAGTTCTTCTCGCTGACCCCCACCGAAGTGCCGGTCATCGTCAAGGCGGCGGTCGAGGAAGCGGCGGGCAAGGTGCCCGTGCTCTCGGGTTGCGGCTACGGCACCGCCATCGCCACCGACCTCGCGCGCAGTGTCGAGAAGGCGGGCGCCAACGGCCTGCTGCTGCTGCCTCCCTATCTCGTCAACTCGACGCAGGAAGGCCTTGCCGCGCACATCGAGGCGGTCTGCAAGTCCACCTCGCTCGGCGTCATCGTCTACAACCGCGACAACGCGATCGTGAACGAGGATACGCTGGCAGGTCTGTGCGACCGCAACCCGAACCTCATCGGCTACAAGGACGGCGTCGGCGACGTCGAACTGATGATGCGCATCTACGCGAAGATGGGCGATCGCCTGACCTACGTGGGCGGCCTGCCCACCGCCGAGACCTTCGCGCCCGCCTATCTGGAAATGGGCGTGACGACCTATTCCTCGGCGATCTTCAACTTCATGCCGGAATGGGCGCTGGCCTTCTACAAGTCGGTCCGTGCGCGCGACAAGGCGGCGATCCTGGCGGGCCTGACCGACTTCGTGCTGCCCTACATCGCCATCCGCAACCGCGGCACCGGCTATGCCGTCTCGATCGTAAAGGCGGGCATGAACGTGATCGGCCGTCCCGCCGGTCCGGTCCGCACGCCGCTGACCGACCTCACCGCCGAGGAGCAGGCGATGCTCGCCGCCCTCGTCGAGAAGGCCAACGCCTCGCTGCGCGTCGCGGCCTGA
- a CDS encoding 2-keto-4-pentenoate hydratase, which translates to MTETAKAVAEAFVTARREKRALITYPGQLPTDLGSGYLIQDFAIGMDGREIVGWKVGKINPPLDAELGANRLAGPIFADSVVTVAEGESPEMPVFADGFAAGEAEFLLHVAPGWDGVVPQDDAGTIAVLDAVHLGIEVASSPYPRINADGPPVTVSDYGNNYGLVVGAVLEGWQTIDFNAITVRLDIDGVTAGEATTATMLDGPLGAVRFLLGNLAARGIDCSGGTWVSTGAVTGVHPVKPGEQVLATFEGHGTVACGIAAVSPA; encoded by the coding sequence TTGACAGAAACGGCAAAGGCAGTCGCCGAAGCATTCGTGACGGCGCGGCGCGAGAAGCGCGCACTCATTACATATCCCGGACAGTTGCCCACCGATCTCGGCAGCGGCTACCTGATCCAGGATTTCGCCATCGGCATGGACGGGCGCGAGATCGTCGGCTGGAAGGTCGGCAAGATCAACCCGCCGCTCGACGCCGAACTGGGCGCCAACCGCCTCGCCGGCCCGATCTTCGCGGACAGCGTGGTAACGGTGGCGGAGGGCGAATCGCCCGAAATGCCGGTCTTCGCGGACGGTTTCGCGGCGGGCGAAGCGGAATTCCTCCTTCACGTCGCGCCCGGCTGGGACGGCGTGGTGCCGCAGGACGACGCGGGCACGATCGCCGTGCTCGACGCGGTCCACCTCGGCATCGAGGTCGCCAGTTCGCCCTACCCGCGCATCAACGCGGACGGGCCGCCGGTCACGGTATCGGACTACGGCAACAACTACGGGCTGGTCGTCGGCGCGGTGCTCGAAGGCTGGCAGACCATCGACTTCAACGCGATCACCGTGCGCCTCGACATCGACGGCGTGACGGCGGGCGAGGCGACCACGGCGACGATGCTCGACGGTCCGCTGGGCGCGGTGCGCTTCCTGCTCGGCAACCTTGCCGCGCGCGGGATCGACTGCAGCGGCGGCACCTGGGTCTCGACCGGGGCGGTCACCGGTGTCCATCCGGTGAAACCCGGTGAACAGGTACTGGCGACTTTCGAGGGACACGGTACGGTGGCCTGCGGAATCGCGGCCGTTTCACCGGCCTGA
- a CDS encoding LysR family transcriptional regulator translates to MFELTHLRCFVVLAEELHFGRAAERLHMTQSPLSRQIQVLERILGVELFNRTSRRVTLTLAGETFLHEARRIVRLSESAALAARRVWKGETGRISIGFTAVSGYVLLPRIVKRAAAELPGLELQLHELVSGDQFEALHTGMIDLALVRPPVDKVQFDSAPLLLESLLVALHEDDPRAGQESFGPGDFDGQDLVMYAQRGAGYFHQLLSSLFERAGAAPNYVQYVTQIHSLLGLVGAALAPGIVPEAAAGLHPRSVVFRPFETQPEAPVELHLAWRRESENPALPAFRELCLKAVTEG, encoded by the coding sequence ATGTTCGAGCTTACGCACCTTCGCTGCTTCGTCGTCCTCGCCGAGGAACTGCACTTCGGCCGCGCGGCGGAGCGGCTGCACATGACCCAGTCGCCGCTCAGCCGCCAGATCCAGGTGCTGGAGCGCATCCTCGGCGTCGAACTGTTCAACCGCACCAGCCGCCGAGTGACGCTGACCCTGGCTGGCGAGACCTTCCTCCACGAAGCGCGCCGCATCGTGCGCCTGTCCGAAAGCGCGGCGCTGGCCGCGCGGCGGGTATGGAAGGGGGAGACGGGGCGCATCTCCATCGGGTTCACGGCAGTGTCGGGCTATGTCCTCCTCCCGCGCATCGTCAAGCGTGCGGCGGCGGAACTGCCGGGGCTGGAACTGCAACTGCACGAGCTTGTCTCCGGCGACCAGTTCGAGGCGCTGCACACCGGCATGATCGACCTCGCGCTGGTGCGCCCGCCGGTCGACAAGGTACAGTTCGACTCCGCGCCGCTGCTGCTCGAAAGCCTGCTGGTCGCGCTGCACGAGGACGATCCGCGCGCCGGGCAGGAGAGCTTCGGGCCGGGCGATTTCGACGGGCAGGATCTGGTCATGTACGCGCAGCGCGGGGCCGGATACTTCCACCAGCTGCTGTCCAGCCTGTTCGAGCGGGCGGGCGCCGCACCCAACTATGTGCAGTACGTGACGCAGATCCACTCACTGCTGGGGCTGGTCGGGGCGGCGCTGGCGCCCGGCATCGTGCCTGAGGCGGCGGCGGGACTTCATCCGCGCAGCGTGGTGTTCCGGCCGTTCGAGACGCAGCCGGAGGCGCCGGTGGAACTGCACCTTGCCTGGCGGAGGGAGAGCGAGAACCCGGCGCTGCCGGCGTTCCGGGAGCTGTGTCTGAAGGCCGTGACGGAAGGCTAA
- a CDS encoding LacI family DNA-binding transcriptional regulator produces MAEGQKPTINDVARISGVSKKTVSRVINKSPLLNQATREKVESVIAELGYVPNPQARALALRRNFLIGLIHDNPNAQMVLGVQEGILDTIRDTEFALVVQPMNRHSPTLYDDVRRFIEQQRLYGVMLLPPLSERDDLAELCRDLGCTLVRMGSAKLDDDEHLVASNDRQAVSDAVAWLAELGHRRIGFVAGPEGFRSANEREQGFLDGLGRAGLEPDPAIMARGTYRFESGKAAGEKLLSAAEPPTAVFSSNDEMAAGILHAARERGLDVPQDLSIIGFDDTATAAHIWPPLTTVRWPIRTMASTAAAKLIRPASAAQEPSFFLSDLIRRASAVPYPAQER; encoded by the coding sequence ATGGCAGAAGGCCAGAAACCTACCATCAATGACGTCGCACGCATTTCCGGCGTGTCGAAGAAGACGGTCAGCCGCGTCATCAACAAGTCGCCGCTGCTCAACCAGGCGACGCGCGAGAAGGTCGAATCGGTGATCGCCGAACTCGGCTACGTGCCGAATCCGCAGGCTCGCGCACTGGCGCTGCGGCGCAACTTCCTGATCGGCCTGATCCACGACAACCCGAACGCCCAGATGGTGCTCGGCGTGCAGGAGGGCATCCTCGACACCATCCGCGACACCGAGTTCGCGCTGGTCGTCCAGCCGATGAACCGCCATTCGCCGACCCTCTACGACGACGTGCGCCGCTTCATCGAGCAGCAGCGGCTTTACGGCGTCATGCTGCTGCCGCCGCTGTCCGAGCGCGACGATCTTGCCGAATTGTGCCGCGATCTCGGCTGCACGCTGGTGCGGATGGGCTCGGCGAAGCTGGACGATGACGAGCACCTCGTCGCCTCGAACGACCGGCAGGCGGTGAGCGACGCCGTCGCCTGGTTGGCCGAACTCGGCCACCGGCGAATCGGTTTCGTTGCGGGGCCTGAGGGCTTCCGCTCCGCCAACGAGCGCGAGCAGGGGTTCCTCGACGGTCTCGGCCGTGCAGGGCTGGAGCCCGATCCGGCGATCATGGCGCGCGGCACCTACCGCTTCGAATCGGGCAAGGCCGCCGGGGAAAAGCTGCTCTCCGCCGCCGAGCCGCCGACCGCCGTGTTCTCCAGCAACGACGAGATGGCGGCGGGCATCCTCCATGCCGCGCGTGAACGCGGGCTCGACGTGCCGCAGGATCTCTCGATCATCGGCTTCGACGATACCGCTACCGCCGCGCACATCTGGCCGCCGCTGACGACCGTGCGCTGGCCGATCCGCACGATGGCCAGCACCGCCGCCGCCAAGCTCATCCGGCCTGCCTCCGCAGCGCAGGAGCCGTCGTTCTTCCTGTCCGACCTGATCCGCCGCGCATCGGCGGTTCCTTATCCGGCGCAGGAGCGTTGA
- a CDS encoding TonB-dependent receptor produces MRNSAILRRRLVRGASATVLAIACVSPAIAQDAQDAQISEDGATPADIIVTGFRNSVQSAQAVKRESTAAVDVIKAEDVAKFPDNNLAESLQRIPGVAISREGGEGRAISVRGLGPEYTRVRINGMEAVATTGGSDAGGGVNRGRGFDFNIFASELFNSLTVRKTASASVEEGSLGATVDLQAARPLDFKDDFVVAGSARAGYNDLSKAWDPRLAGLVSWQNAEGTFGVLASAAYSTRTIEEEGHSTVRWSPSGVNGGFNAASTLPGWTNARINAAPAADGSNWGDLLYHPRIPRYDTWKNDIKRLGLTGAIQWKPSDRTEIVVEGLYAKSKTQRWENYIEALSFSRSGASGKSQTIIRDGEVDANNSLVYGVFDDVDMRIESRHDRFSTTFYQYNTVLKQELSDTFRLNAYAGYSKSKFDSPEQTTVVLDRQNSDGFSWDYRDNSRKPTINWGFDPSDPASWSFTNGTSDVRIRQNEVTNDYLSTKLGAEWDVTDGFKVSFGGEYRRFRYDTFESRRFVAETQSGTLTAAQVAALTKPFNGQTGDPSRSGYVIPDLQGFIDTLDIYCNCVTTINGRSVDFRVNGRDVAGSNPNATAASNTGSIKEVDKAAWFQIDFEREIGGIMFRGDAGVRYVRTGQTSFGYGLASGTATPITVKRSYENWLPSMNLVAEITPDFLLRFGAAQVITRPGLGALSPGGNLVLQQANQVFNQGNPYLNPTEAFNLDFSAEWYFAPGSLIGVSLFQKDIGSLSGTQISTLVPYDQLGFPLNLATDQGLPTNVPVTVRRTINGDGGKLRGFEVNYQHQLDFLPGILSNLGVLANYTYVKADLKYPGPGGFGTVTGPLTNLSKHTANGTLFYEDKLLSVRGSVSYRSGYVEAFGGGAREQSTEEGVNSAINVDASIGINLNEQITLTIEGNNLTNEVKDMYIGDADRVVLNHSFGRQFYFGVRFKY; encoded by the coding sequence GTGCGTAATTCCGCAATTCTTCGTCGTCGTCTCGTGCGCGGTGCGTCCGCCACGGTGCTTGCCATCGCCTGCGTCTCGCCGGCCATCGCGCAGGACGCACAGGACGCGCAGATTTCCGAAGACGGCGCGACGCCCGCCGACATCATCGTGACGGGCTTCCGCAACTCGGTGCAGAGCGCGCAGGCGGTGAAGCGCGAATCCACCGCTGCGGTGGACGTCATCAAGGCCGAGGACGTCGCCAAGTTCCCCGATAACAACCTCGCGGAATCGCTCCAGCGCATCCCCGGCGTCGCCATCTCCCGCGAAGGCGGTGAAGGTCGCGCGATCTCGGTGCGCGGCCTTGGTCCCGAATACACCCGCGTGCGCATCAACGGCATGGAAGCCGTGGCGACCACCGGCGGTTCGGACGCGGGCGGCGGCGTGAACCGTGGCCGCGGCTTCGACTTCAACATCTTCGCCTCGGAACTGTTCAACTCGCTGACCGTGCGCAAGACCGCCTCGGCTTCGGTCGAGGAAGGCTCGCTCGGCGCCACGGTGGACCTGCAGGCCGCGCGTCCGCTGGACTTCAAGGACGACTTCGTCGTCGCCGGTTCGGCCCGCGCAGGCTACAATGATCTGTCGAAGGCATGGGATCCGCGCCTTGCGGGCCTCGTCAGCTGGCAGAACGCGGAAGGCACCTTCGGCGTCCTCGCCTCGGCCGCCTATTCCACCCGCACCATCGAGGAAGAAGGCCACTCGACCGTCCGCTGGAGCCCGTCCGGTGTCAACGGCGGGTTCAACGCCGCCTCCACCCTCCCCGGCTGGACCAATGCGCGGATCAACGCCGCGCCCGCCGCCGACGGATCGAACTGGGGCGACCTGCTCTACCACCCGCGCATTCCCCGCTACGACACCTGGAAGAACGACATCAAGCGCCTCGGCCTGACCGGTGCTATCCAGTGGAAGCCCTCGGATCGCACCGAAATCGTCGTCGAAGGACTCTATGCGAAGTCCAAGACGCAGCGCTGGGAAAACTACATCGAGGCGCTGTCGTTCAGCCGCTCGGGCGCGTCGGGCAAGTCGCAGACGATCATCCGCGACGGTGAGGTCGATGCCAACAACTCGCTGGTCTACGGTGTGTTCGACGACGTCGACATGCGCATCGAATCGCGCCACGACCGTTTCAGCACCACCTTCTACCAGTACAACACCGTGCTGAAGCAGGAGCTGAGCGACACCTTCCGCCTCAACGCCTACGCGGGCTACTCCAAGTCCAAGTTCGACAGCCCCGAGCAGACCACCGTCGTGCTCGACCGCCAGAACTCGGACGGCTTCTCGTGGGATTACCGCGACAACAGCCGCAAGCCGACGATCAACTGGGGCTTCGATCCCAGCGATCCGGCAAGCTGGTCGTTCACCAACGGCACCTCGGACGTCCGCATCCGCCAGAACGAGGTCACCAACGACTACCTCTCGACCAAGCTGGGCGCGGAGTGGGACGTGACCGACGGCTTCAAGGTGTCGTTCGGCGGCGAATACCGCCGCTTCCGCTACGACACCTTCGAGAGCCGCCGCTTCGTGGCCGAGACGCAGTCCGGCACGCTGACCGCCGCGCAGGTCGCCGCGCTGACGAAGCCGTTCAACGGCCAGACCGGCGATCCCAGCCGCTCGGGGTACGTGATCCCCGACCTGCAGGGCTTCATCGACACGCTCGACATCTACTGCAACTGCGTGACCACCATCAACGGCCGCTCGGTGGACTTCCGGGTCAACGGGCGTGACGTGGCGGGCTCCAACCCCAACGCGACCGCGGCGAGCAACACCGGCTCGATCAAGGAAGTCGACAAGGCGGCCTGGTTCCAGATCGATTTCGAGCGCGAGATCGGCGGCATCATGTTCCGCGGCGACGCGGGCGTGCGCTACGTCCGCACCGGCCAGACCTCGTTCGGCTATGGCCTCGCCAGCGGCACCGCCACGCCGATCACCGTCAAGCGCAGCTACGAGAACTGGCTGCCCTCGATGAACCTCGTCGCCGAGATCACGCCTGACTTCCTGCTGCGCTTCGGCGCCGCGCAGGTCATCACCCGTCCGGGCCTCGGCGCACTGTCGCCCGGCGGCAACCTCGTGCTGCAGCAGGCGAACCAGGTCTTCAACCAGGGCAACCCGTACCTGAACCCGACCGAGGCGTTCAACCTCGACTTCTCGGCCGAGTGGTACTTCGCCCCGGGCTCGCTGATCGGCGTCAGCCTGTTCCAGAAGGACATCGGCTCGCTCTCGGGCACGCAGATCTCCACGCTGGTGCCCTACGACCAGCTCGGCTTCCCGCTGAACCTCGCCACCGACCAGGGCCTGCCCACCAACGTCCCCGTCACCGTGCGCCGCACGATCAACGGCGACGGCGGCAAGCTGCGCGGCTTCGAGGTCAACTACCAGCACCAGCTGGACTTCCTGCCCGGCATCCTCAGCAACCTCGGCGTGCTGGCAAACTACACCTACGTCAAGGCGGACCTGAAGTACCCCGGCCCGGGCGGCTTCGGCACCGTCACCGGCCCGCTGACCAACCTGTCGAAGCACACCGCCAACGGCACGCTGTTCTACGAGGACAAGCTGCTGTCGGTGCGCGGTTCGGTGTCCTACCGTTCGGGCTACGTCGAAGCCTTCGGCGGCGGCGCGCGTGAACAGAGCACCGAGGAAGGCGTCAACAGCGCGATCAACGTCGATGCCTCGATCGGCATCAACCTGAACGAACAGATCACCCTCACCATCGAGGGCAACAACCTCACCAACGAGGTCAAGGACATGTACATCGGCGATGCCGACCGCGTCGTCCTCAACCACAGCTTCGGTCGCCAGTTCTACTTCGGCGTCCGCTTCAAGTACTGA
- a CDS encoding MFS transporter, producing MDLSGSIEAAAPTSARPTRVRYLIIALIFIITSLNYADRSTFSIAGASASAELGLDAVQTGFILSAFAWAYSLAQIPGGALLDRFGTRPIYIAAIGTWSFFTVLQGFAGFILGATVVTQLFLLRFLVGLCEAPSFPGNARIVAAWFPARERGTASAIFNSAQYFSLVAFAPLMGWVVHEFGWRAVFFVMGGLGLMAMCAFAAFIREPTRHKWANAAEVEIIREGGGLVDPEGRKDKSAEPTFTWNNIRQLLTSRMMLGVYLGQYCINVLTYFFVTWFPIYLVKDRGFNIMEAGFVAALPALCGFVGGVAGGVMSDMLLARTGSITLARKAPLLAGMLLASLIMVAARVESQVGVVLLMSLAFFGKGVASLGWAVMSDVAPRKLAGLAGGVFNTFGNAAGIVTPIVVGILVAQAGSFDTALVFVGAHCLLTIVAYFLVVQKLERLELAA from the coding sequence ATGGATTTGTCAGGTTCGATAGAAGCGGCTGCTCCGACGAGTGCGCGCCCGACGCGGGTGCGCTATCTCATCATCGCGCTGATCTTCATCATCACCTCGCTGAACTACGCGGACCGCTCGACCTTCTCGATCGCGGGGGCCTCCGCCTCGGCGGAGCTGGGGCTCGACGCGGTGCAGACCGGGTTCATCCTCTCCGCCTTCGCATGGGCCTATTCGCTGGCGCAGATCCCCGGCGGTGCGCTGCTCGACCGGTTCGGGACGCGGCCGATCTACATCGCCGCGATCGGCACATGGTCGTTCTTCACCGTGCTGCAGGGCTTCGCGGGCTTCATCCTCGGCGCGACGGTGGTCACGCAGCTGTTCCTGCTGCGCTTCCTCGTCGGGCTGTGCGAGGCGCCCTCGTTCCCCGGCAACGCCCGCATCGTCGCGGCATGGTTCCCGGCGCGCGAGCGCGGGACGGCATCGGCGATCTTCAATTCCGCGCAGTACTTCTCGCTCGTCGCCTTCGCGCCGCTGATGGGCTGGGTGGTCCATGAATTCGGCTGGCGCGCGGTGTTCTTCGTGATGGGCGGCCTCGGCCTCATGGCGATGTGCGCCTTCGCCGCCTTCATCCGCGAGCCGACCCGCCACAAGTGGGCCAATGCCGCCGAGGTGGAGATCATCCGCGAAGGCGGGGGCCTCGTCGATCCCGAGGGGCGCAAGGACAAGTCCGCCGAGCCGACCTTCACCTGGAACAACATCCGCCAGCTGCTGACCAGCCGGATGATGCTGGGCGTCTATCTCGGCCAGTACTGCATCAACGTGCTGACCTATTTCTTCGTGACGTGGTTCCCGATCTACCTGGTCAAGGATCGCGGCTTCAACATCATGGAAGCGGGCTTCGTCGCCGCGCTTCCGGCGCTGTGCGGCTTCGTCGGCGGGGTTGCGGGCGGCGTCATGTCGGACATGCTGCTGGCGCGCACCGGATCGATCACGCTTGCGCGCAAGGCGCCGCTGCTGGCGGGGATGCTGCTCGCGAGCCTCATCATGGTCGCCGCCCGGGTGGAGAGCCAGGTCGGCGTGGTGCTGCTGATGTCGCTGGCCTTCTTCGGCAAGGGCGTCGCCTCGCTCGGCTGGGCTGTGATGTCCGATGTCGCGCCGCGCAAGCTGGCGGGTCTGGCCGGGGGCGTGTTCAACACCTTCGGCAATGCGGCGGGGATCGTCACCCCCATCGTCGTCGGCATCCTCGTCGCGCAGGCGGGATCGTTCGATACCGCGCTCGTATTCGTCGGTGCGCACTGCCTGCTCACCATCGTCGCCTACTTCCTCGTCGTGCAGAAGCTCGAACGTCTGGAGCTTGCCGCATGA
- a CDS encoding MFS transporter, whose protein sequence is MDAGTGGTVGQVAKVGRYRWVVVALLFAATAINYVDRQMIGVLKPTLSAEFHWSESDFAGIVFWFQLAYAIGYLSFGKVVDTLGARLGYTVAIVIWTVSHMAHGFATGITSFAMARFGLGVGESGNFPAGIRAVTDWFPQKERALAIGIFNAGANVGAIVTPLLVPLLVLWFDWRMAFFVTGLFGIIWLAVWWAIYRHPDEHPRVTPGELAYIKQDPADPVTKIGWGRLLVVKETWAYGLGKFLIDPIWWFFLFWLPGYLFERYDLDLKTFGLPLAAIYLISDVGSIAGGWLSSKLIAAGRTPNFARKVTMLICALCVLPIWFVQSVDNVWTAVLVIGLATAAHQAFSANLYTLPSDVFPRGAVGSVVGIGGTAGAFGGMGMALFAGYILDATHSYEVLFAICASAYLLALLAVHLLSPRLAPVRIEDAPAA, encoded by the coding sequence ATGGATGCAGGAACCGGCGGCACGGTAGGACAGGTCGCTAAAGTCGGGCGCTATCGCTGGGTGGTCGTCGCGCTGCTCTTCGCGGCGACGGCGATCAACTATGTCGATCGCCAGATGATCGGCGTGCTGAAGCCCACGCTTTCGGCCGAATTCCACTGGTCGGAGAGCGACTTCGCCGGGATCGTGTTCTGGTTCCAGCTCGCCTACGCGATCGGCTACCTGTCGTTCGGCAAGGTGGTCGATACGCTGGGCGCGCGCCTTGGCTACACCGTCGCCATCGTCATCTGGACGGTGAGCCACATGGCCCACGGCTTCGCCACCGGCATCACCTCGTTCGCGATGGCCCGCTTCGGCCTCGGTGTCGGAGAATCGGGCAACTTCCCGGCGGGCATCCGTGCCGTGACCGACTGGTTCCCCCAGAAGGAACGCGCCCTCGCCATCGGCATTTTCAACGCCGGTGCCAACGTTGGCGCTATCGTCACGCCGCTGCTCGTGCCGCTGCTCGTCCTGTGGTTCGACTGGCGCATGGCGTTCTTCGTCACCGGCCTGTTCGGCATCATCTGGCTGGCCGTCTGGTGGGCCATCTACCGCCACCCGGACGAGCATCCGCGCGTCACGCCCGGCGAACTCGCCTACATCAAGCAGGATCCCGCAGACCCCGTCACCAAGATCGGCTGGGGCCGCCTGCTGGTGGTCAAGGAGACCTGGGCCTATGGTCTCGGCAAGTTCCTGATCGACCCGATCTGGTGGTTCTTCCTGTTCTGGCTGCCCGGCTACCTGTTCGAGCGCTACGACCTTGACCTCAAGACCTTCGGCCTGCCGCTCGCCGCGATCTACCTGATCTCGGACGTGGGCAGCATCGCGGGCGGCTGGCTGTCGTCCAAGCTCATCGCCGCAGGCCGCACGCCCAACTTCGCCCGCAAGGTGACGATGCTGATCTGCGCCCTGTGCGTCCTGCCGATCTGGTTCGTCCAGAGCGTCGATAACGTGTGGACGGCAGTGCTGGTCATCGGCCTCGCCACGGCGGCGCACCAGGCGTTCTCGGCCAACCTCTACACCCTGCCGTCGGACGTGTTCCCGCGCGGCGCGGTGGGTTCGGTGGTCGGCATCGGTGGCACCGCAGGCGCGTTCGGCGGCATGGGCATGGCCCTGTTCGCGGGCTACATCCTCGACGCGACGCACAGCTACGAGGTGCTCTTCGCGATCTGCGCCAGCGCCTACCTGCTCGCACTGCTGGCGGTCCATCTGCTCAGCCCGCGCCTCGCGCCGGTGCGCATCGAGGATGCTCCGGCAGCCTGA
- a CDS encoding alpha/beta hydrolase — protein sequence MNLDRRTLFAGAIALGLTRPAVAGAATKATGAGAAASPALPFDKTGEVIDLWPGTPPGAPSPLPVERATERSANPAQPDRVIAGIARPRITAFRPKYPNGAALLVIPGGGYREESFDKGGVQVAQWLAEHGYTAFVLTYRLPGEGWQDRSNTPLADAQRAMRLIRARAKAYGIEPERVAVMGSSAGGHLCADLASRFDFPAYAPVDATDKLSARPFCAAPLYPVVSMDPAITHAGSREKLLGPNPTPEAEAAHSIDRIVTTRSPPHFIVHAEDDATVPVENSLRLRAALRAAGVTVDLHLFAEGGHGFNLWNIAGKPVAAWPSLWLDWASRMGLG from the coding sequence ATGAACCTCGACCGCAGGACGCTGTTCGCCGGAGCCATCGCACTCGGCCTGACGCGCCCTGCGGTGGCCGGTGCGGCCACGAAAGCAACGGGGGCGGGGGCGGCGGCGTCTCCCGCCCTTCCCTTTGACAAGACAGGCGAGGTAATCGACCTCTGGCCCGGCACCCCACCCGGAGCGCCGTCCCCGCTGCCGGTCGAGCGGGCCACCGAGCGCTCCGCCAACCCCGCCCAGCCCGACCGCGTCATCGCCGGAATCGCCCGGCCGCGCATCACCGCGTTCCGCCCCAAGTATCCCAACGGTGCCGCCCTGCTGGTCATCCCCGGCGGCGGCTATCGCGAGGAATCGTTCGACAAGGGCGGCGTGCAGGTGGCGCAGTGGCTGGCCGAGCACGGCTACACCGCCTTCGTCCTGACGTACCGCCTGCCCGGCGAAGGCTGGCAGGATCGCTCAAACACCCCCCTCGCCGACGCCCAGCGCGCCATGCGCCTGATCCGTGCCCGCGCGAAGGCCTACGGCATCGAGCCGGAGCGTGTCGCGGTGATGGGATCTTCGGCGGGTGGCCATTTGTGCGCCGACCTCGCCAGCCGGTTCGACTTTCCCGCCTACGCGCCGGTGGATGCGACGGACAAGCTGTCCGCCCGCCCGTTCTGCGCCGCGCCGCTCTATCCGGTGGTGAGCATGGACCCGGCCATCACCCACGCCGGTTCGCGCGAGAAGCTGCTCGGCCCGAACCCCACGCCCGAGGCCGAGGCGGCGCATTCGATCGACCGCATCGTGACGACCAGGAGCCCGCCGCACTTCATCGTCCATGCCGAGGATGATGCCACGGTGCCGGTCGAGAATTCCCTGCGCCTGCGCGCCGCGCTGAGGGCGGCAGGCGTGACCGTGGACCTGCACCTGTTCGCCGAAGGCGGGCACGGGTTCAACTTGTGGAACATCGCCGGGAAGCCGGTCGCGGCATGGCCCTCGCTATGGCTGGACTGGGCGAGCCGAATGGGGCTGGGTTAA